In Pristiophorus japonicus isolate sPriJap1 chromosome X, sPriJap1.hap1, whole genome shotgun sequence, the genomic stretch CTGTAAAGTCACATGGCTTCCGGACAAGTATGGGCAAAGAAACCTACTGCCCTCTGATGAATCAGTACCCCTccctgttgaacaccacttgggagGAAGCACCaaggatagcaagggcacagaatatactaggGGGTAAACGAGACTTGGCAGTACCACTGACCAATCCCTGAAGGATATAGCAGCCAGATTGTTCCCTCACCACGTTCGGCAAGCCAAACACTCACCTCACATCACCTCCCccggcttaaacattcactccctccaccgtggctgcagtgtgcaccatctacaagatgcactgcagcaactcgcctaggcatcttcagcagcacctcccaaacccatgacctctaccgcctaggtgcatgggaacaccatcaccttcaagttccccgccaagtcccacaccatcccaacttggacattTTTCGGCTCtcagtcgctgggtcacaatcctggaactccctccctaacagcactgtgggagtatattcatcacacggactgcagtgattcaaggcggtggctcaccaccaccttctcaaggggcaataaatgtcagtgcctgtcacatccagagaatgaatatTAAAAACATTCTAATTGTATTCTGCAGAAATCTTAAAGATAATATTCAGCACCCTTTATCTATTAAACCAAATCTCACAAATGCAAAATCTATTCTTTCAACAGGATGCCAGTTACTTTGACAGTCAAATTCACTGCATCACCCTTAGTAGGAACTATTACTAATTTCAAACAAATCATTTGGGAACATATTCTGGTAGTGTAGAACAAACCCCTGCCAAGGCATCAATCAGGAACATCCTTtatccccccacctcctcccaaaCTTGAACTATAAAATCAAAACTATAAAGCACGCAGCAGAAAACCCAGACATACCTAGCCTTTGAAGAATTCTGGAACAGGGATCAGAAATGTCTGCAGAGTGGGAAAACGCAGATTCAATTTTCAGCTCAGCTCAATTCCGAACTAgggctcatcgatgctcagttcaAGTTCCTCTAGAACGAGGGGCCGTAGATACAGGATTAAATGCAAGGCGGCAGGAGAAACTTAGTGACTGGAGAATAAAAAAGTTAGGCCGACACACCCAGTGCGGTACCGAGGCAGCGGCGcgccgtcggaggggcggtactgaaggagtgcagcactgtcggaggggcggtactgagggagtgcagcactgtcggaggggcggtactgagggagtgcagcactgtcggaggggcggtactgagggagtgcagcactgtcggaggggcggtactgagggagtgcagcactgtcggaggggcggtactgagggagtgcagcactgtcggaggggcggtactgagggagtgcagcactgtcggaggggcggtactgagggagtgcagcactgtcggaggggcggtactgagggagtgcagcactgtcggaggggcggtactgagggaacgcagcactgtcggaggggcggtgtgtccaggccaatatttattcctcaatcaacagaacaaaaacattatctggtcattatcacatttgctatttgtgggagcttgctgtgtgcagattggctgcccgtttcccacattacaacagtgactacattccaaaagtacttcattggctgtaaaacactttgggatgtcctgagggtgtgaaaggctctatataaatgcaagttctttctttcaggaaaggaaaaggagatgaagATGGCAAGGTGCGATTAGAACCATTTGCTTGGGTGGAGGGTAAATGAACAGACTAGATGGGGCGAATGGCCAGTTTCTATGCCCTTATGATGGAGGCCAGTCCTCCTGGTAGGGAATGGAAATCGGAAGGATAATCAAAGTGCTTCCGTGTCTTGGTTGTACATGTTTGATACAACAATACCCTCACCCCCAGAGCAAACGCAAGTACAACACACAGAACAAAAATTATATTGTTTTATTCACCCAGACGAGATGAAACACAACAAAAGCAACTGTGCAGTAGGGCAACATGGAATAATAACcaggagggctaaatcaccagagtGCAGAGGGAAAAGCCACTTAGTGTTCCTTTGGGAGAAGAAGCATCTTGTGGCCAGAGTGAGATTGCACGACTTGTGACAAATTGTGCGTTTGGGAGCTCTGGATTCAGATCCACTGGGAATTAGCTGGCAACAGTCAATCTCATTGCTCTCAAGGCCCTTACCAGCCGTGAGCGACGTCACCTGTGTCTGGGCAGGACTCAAGACTCAGGTTCTCAAAGTGGGAAGATACTAAAAGATAAGGCACCACCCAGTCTCTcgattaaacatttaaaaaaacaagtATATAATTGGAGACAAAATAGGAAGACTACCTCGAGGGAAGTTTTGGATCGTGTCTCTCATCCAAGTCACCCACGAGGTTAATTTAAGGACAGCAGGAGAAGGGGACAAAAACCAAAGGTCTGAGGTATACGTTAAACAGTTGCCAGCCAGCTTATTGGTAACTTGAAGGCAACACCCCATTTTGAAGAGAAGCTCTCTGAAAATAAACCATCGACTTTTTCCCGAGATCAGTTCAGTGTATGATCCCTTTATTTTGAAAGCCCAGCAACTGCTCTGCAGTAGGAGCCAGAAAAGCTAACATTCGATCCTCCATCTCCAAAATAGATTCCCTACTGCCCAGAAACACCCCAGACAAAAACATCTCAACAGCTTTGATTTCAAGATTATTTTTAAAAATATAGTGTACACTAATTTGTGTAACGTTGGCTTTTCTGCAGAGttataaaaattagaaaaataaaaacAAGTGATTGGCAGCCATTTTCCAGAATTGCATAATGGTCATGCTCAGTGAGTTATTTTTTTAATAAAGTGCATTATCCATTTTATTTATCTACAGTGTAGAGGTGGGTTTTCAAAAGCTTGCATTCAGTGAAACAAAGTTATATAAAAAGGATCATATGTGTGCATCTTTCTTGTGCCTAAAAAGGAGATGTGGCATATGGCACAGGAACAAAGTGGCGTGTGGATTTTAAAGGAGCAGTTCAGAGTGTATTCAACCGGATAAAGGTTCATCATATCCCAGTGCTATAAACATTGATATTAAGCACATTAAGGTTTGGATAGGCATAACATGTACATCTCCTGAGAGTCCATTCCATTGTGAGAAAGTGCTGCTCTGTACTTTCTACATTTACTTCTCCTTAACCCCCGCCTCCATCTAATTAGTGAAGCCCATTGTCGTGACATCCTATACCTTAGAGAACCAATCAAAATGGAGATTATTGAGAGGTGGTGCTCTGAATGTCACTTTTTGCGCTAGCTTGGCTGCAGTCGCTCCAGACCGGTGTAGACATCCTCCACTTGGCTGAGTCCCTCAAAGGCAGGGATTAGGCTGAGTAACTCGGTATCAGACAGGTCATCAAACCAGGACGTTACTGGCACCTatcaaaaaaggagagaaaaaaaaataatcAATCAATCAGGACATCCTAcattccctggtcactctctctccacacCACAAATTTACACAGTCTTTCCTTTGCTTTCTTGAATTCAGACTTACACCTGGCTGCAGTCCCAGAGTTAATAGGTAGTCTCTGCTACTTCACCCGGATGAATGTACCATGTGCAAGCCTCAACAGGGAGTGGCTGCATGCTATTCAACTGTGTGGGCATCGCATCAGAGTTCGACAATATACATTTgctgcaggggtcactggatagtgatcaggagtagcGGTTCTGGCTAATTcaccctctccttccccaccaCCCAAGGACGATTGTAATACTcctagtgcatcatcatcataagcagtccctcagaaatcgaggaagacttgcttccactcttaacatgagtccttaggtggctgaacagtccaatacaggaaccacagtccctgtcacaggtgggactgatagtcgttgagggaaagggtgggtgggactggtttgctgcacgctccttccgctgcttgcgcttgctttctgcatgctctcggcgatgagactcgaggtgctcagtgccctcccggatgcactccctccacttaaggcggtctttggccagggactcccagtgcaGAGTCAGCCAACAACGCAGGCCAGGAAATTGAACCTGGCTCGGTGTAGTGCAGCAACACTACAAGCAGTGCTTTTACAAAGTCAATAAGGGAGCTCTGCACCTAGTTTTTAAATGTGAATTTGTGTGCATTATAAAAAAAAAGGATTATAGTCCTGGTATCCCAGCAACCAGTGTTTTACCATGATCAAGAAGATATGGCCATATTAAATTGCCTTTCCTTCTTGATATTTATTCTCAAACAAAATGGCTTCAGCTTCTTTCATTTCACCTCCCATCTTCAGATTTGAATTGTTTTCCCTGTAGCTGCAGGTATTTGCATGGGAGAATTGCAGTGCACAAAGATTGTTGTAATAAATAATTGTGTGTGTGTCATATAGAAGCTATAGCATACGCTCGGGAGCTGAGGAGGGAACACAGAAGAACTGAAAGTCAGAACCAAGCTCAAATGGGTttattctccaccccccccacccgctgAGGTCCAGCTCCATAGGCAGCCTTTGACCTGACTGGCTGATCTTCGTGGGAGCTTGATGGCGATtgctggcaggctattcaactatggaGGAGTACTACAGCCAGGCCGATCCTGATCTCTCCCAACCACGCGAGTGCACCTTCCAACAGCGGTCACTGGACTGCAATCGGGACCCTGGGTGATGGCCCTCCCCCTCCTTAAACACAAAGGGAACTCGTGGTCAACTGTCGCGCCCCACTGGAGAGGAGCTTAGAAAAGAGCAGGGACTGAACTTGGGATCTTCCCAATCTGTACAACTCAGCAATGCAGCAGGTGGTGTGTaggtgccagccttggctcagtgggtagcctcagagtcagaaggttgtgggttcaagccccactccagagatgtcAGCACAaactctgggctgacactccagtgcagtgctgagggagtactgcactgtcagaggtgtcgtcttttggatgcgatgttaaaccgaggccccgtctggtctctcgggtggacataaaagatcccatggcaccattcgaaGAAGAGAGGGGTGTTCTCCACAGCGTCCTGGCCAACgttccctctaattttattttGGCCCACACGACCCCTTGAACGAGCTGCGCGGGCCATTCAAAATTCCAAGCCTGTGCGGTTTTCTCTTTAAAAGCCAACTCCCCAGGACCAGCAGAGCGCTGCACGGCCGCGCGGCTTCAAGGGAACGttggtcctgaccaatatttatccctaaaccaacaccAAATAAAACTGACTGACTATGTGGTCATTACTAtgcaccttgctgtgtgcaaattgggtgctgtgcttcctacattacaacagtgaccacacttcaaaagtacttcattttggGACGTctcaaggtcgtgaaaggcgctatattattgCAAGTTCTTTAAAAGCAGACTGTCACAAGCCCCTGTACTTACCGCATTGTATGGGTGGAAGATATAAGACGCAGGTGAATTGTCGATAATGATGATCTTGTTCAGGTCTCGGCCCAGACGATTAAGGTCTTTGACGTAGCTTCCCTGATGGAAAACACAGGATTCCCTGAAGAGTCGGGCTCGGAATACACCCCATTTGTCAAGCAAATCGATCACAGGGTCAGCGTACTGAGGAATCAAGGTATGACGTTGGATTAGGAACAggttcggcgggggggggggaaaagacatAAAAGAACTACAGGCGCAACAAGCAGTTCACAGTAATCCTGGGATGAGTTAGGGGGACACCCTGTGCCTCAAATAGACATTTATGGAGTTTCTCCCTTTGCACCCCCGCCCCATTTAAAAAAGTAGGCAGGGCTTTAGCCTTAATCAGTTGTCACTGTTCATCATAACCATGGCAGAGTGTTAGTTTCAGTAGGAGTGCCTACAGGGTTCAAATGATCCCTCAACATTGTATTGGACTGTGAGCAGCAGTCATTAGGGAACAAGACGTTGTAATGTCATATTAGGGACAGTATACAAGATGGCTCCTCCCAGGCTGATCACACTAAAACATAAGGCAGTGGTAACAAGGGGTGACAAACACCAATAATGTATGCACACATCTCCTTGTCTAGTAACACTGAAAAAATTTAGTTTAGTAGAAGACAGTCCTTCCGATAAAGAAGTGATTTGCATCCATCTTGGAATGGTTCAGTTTTGTTCAATGTGAGTGGAATTTGATGTTAATCAAACCAAGCCATTATAAAAAGTCAGGCCTAATCATCATCCAGGACATTACCTTTGACCCTCAGGATATTACCCTTGATCCTGAAGACTTCCCGTCACGTTGCCATGGAAACAAGCAGGAATCACAGCCAACTGACTGGGGTGTGTGTGCGCACGCAAGATATACAGACCGAACGgcctcaggaggtcaagggtccatGAGTGTTCAGGGTGAAGTGGACTAGAGTATGTTTTGTATCAGGTCACCGTGACTGTTCCAGGGAATGACTGGTACAGAGAGCCCCTGGCAGAGGCTTCGCAACAAGTCAGTGGATGGCGAGAGAAATAATTACATATTCCAATTCTGGAAGAttcctctgttttttttttttaaaaatgaagcTCTTCAGCTTAACCAGCTCAGTGTCACTAGAAGGGAAGGGGTACCTTTGCTAAACTGGCTGTAAATAGCACACATTCAAACAGTTCTCCCATTCTTTGCAGAAATTTGTCTACGTAAGGCCTCTTGAACACATACACCTGAAAGAAGGAACACAGGACAATTAGAAACAGCACTGGACCCTCCCCAAGCTCCAGCCCAGTCAACAATCTGCGACCCATTGCTCAGTACTGCGGTTGTCTGTTTATCCAGAAGTGAAAGGTCAGTCTTGGAAAGGTCACGACCCATAGAGCCTTTAGTAATCCTGcctttcaggggagggagaggtgtgCCAAGAGCTGTGGGAGTTAATTTGCTTTCCTGAAGGCAAGTATTTGCTGAGGTAATTTGGATCTGCACTATTTTTGCTGGTGGTCTGCCACAAGGTGGACAGAATATGCTCGTTTCCCACTGGATGCAAAAACATTATTAGCTTCTTTCTCCCGCCAGGCCCCCATATAGCTCCGGGCCATTTACTGCTCTGCATGATCTTCCAGCTCCCTTCTGCTGATGTTCAATGACGTAGTCAGGGTGTTCGACACAACCCACCGACTCACTCTCACTCATGCAGAATGTCCGATAACTGTGGAAAATCCTAACAGGCAGAGCATGCGGCAATCCTTGCAGATGTGAAGCAGACCATCTCCTGAAACAAGTCATCGAGAATAGGCCAACTTAAACTAACACAGCCTATCCTGGATTACTTGAAGCAGGCCATAGCCAGACCCTCATTTGGACAGAATCCAGCTCGCCACTGGCTGAAAAATAAGGCTTCACGTAAACTAAATCAGTGAATACAAAATATTACTCGCACTGCGGCATAGAGCAGACATGAGGTTTCCAGCCATTCCCCTGAAGAGAGGCCAAGAAATTGGTCGACGGGATGCCCGTTTTACAGGCAACCAAGCATTCAACATGGCGGGCAGGGCGTGCACACATTTTGCGACGGAAGTGCACCGCTCACCATTTTGATATAGGTAGGAAAATCAAAGAGGTATCCAGGGCCTGCACCTGACTGGCGTTAGGTCCTTTACATATACGAACAAAAAAGGTCCCCGATGCACGTTTGAGGTCCCCTTCCCAAAATTGGTATGCCCTTAACACTTCGTGTCAGGCCTGCTGcattcaggaaaaccaggtctacTTGCGGCCTAACTTGTGGTCCTTAAAAAGGGACCTCTGCAGGCCACCACCAAAAACGTATGTTGAAAAAAATATTTAACTGAAATGTGGGCAGGGAGGAGCAGCTCCACAGCAGTGCTGAAGACCAGAGCTAACCCCCACCCACCCTGGCCCACACCTTCTCCAAggctggatgtattcctggagcttTCAGCACATGACCGCCCTCTTTCAACCAGTCCTGCCTTCTCCTCTCCACCCACCCACAGACTCccaatattttttataactaaaataaaaccattttaaaaaaaaaatgcctctGATTTTTCTCCATGgttttgctcgcagcagtgtccaggagattatcatagaatcagagaaatttatagcacagaaggaggccatttcggcccatcgtgtccgcgctggccgaccaagagctatccagcctaatcccactttccaactctggaTTCGCAGTGGTGGGGCTTTCGAGcgctgctataattaaagggttaagaatggatctcggaactaaAAAGAGTTTTTGTAGCGGTCaactttacaagctgtgtaacctgaggacaattacaaatagccaaactgttggaccacaggaggcccagagaggcagtttaacagggcaaggggtcaaaagtgacacattggaaaaactccatttggtatgagacataggccaatgattgtgtgaggcgaaagggaattagtcaatcaaCAATTGTGCAcacgggctttgggccaattaaacgacattggcggggggggggggcgtgcacaaggctgacatgcatcattaagtgtacaaaaggttgcttggaactttgtatcattggagaagcctggctacagacaaccagcaggcacGCTCCCCAGCGGTGCAAAATAAAGGCTACTTGAATCTTTGAACCCAGaactggtgttgagtgtttattttaaatactccactacagtagccctgtaggttacagcacttcaggtgcacatccaggtactttttaaaaatgtggtgagggtttctgcctctatcaccctttcaggcagtgagttccagactcccactaccctctgagtgaagaaattttgcctcaaatcccctctgaacctcctaccaattactttaaagccctgaagactctgggacaatcctggagggttggtaactcTGCCCTCTTCCCAGAACTGAGCAGAAGGCCGCTGTGTCAAATCCGATTTGCTGGCGAGCTGATCACGTGTAAACCAGGCTCAATATTGGGTGTGCCTCGAGCCTACTCGTTCTGGCACAGGGAAACAATCCCCATGCCTAGTTCGTGCCAGCAAGCAGTGCCCAGGAATTCATCCTTGGTA encodes the following:
- the LOC139241006 gene encoding carboxy-terminal domain RNA polymerase II polypeptide A small phosphatase 2-like isoform X4, which codes for MGSARNLFATKSRGRNILRSLFCCFSTQNVGQFPEGSKHPVPPEESNTVSKSNLPQDIQCQYSRIPDTCLLPEIEPQVAGRLCLVIDLDETLIHSSFKPISDADFIVTVEIEGTMQQVYVFKRPYVDKFLQRMGELFECVLFTASLAKYADPVIDLLDKWGVFRARLFRESCVFHQGSYVKDLNRLGRDLNKIIIIDNSPASYIFHPYNAVPVTSWFDDLSDTELLSLIPAFEGLSQVEDVYTGLERLQPS
- the LOC139241006 gene encoding carboxy-terminal domain RNA polymerase II polypeptide A small phosphatase 2-like isoform X3 — encoded protein: MERASIITQVDRKEEHLSPLRWNPGSARNLFATKSRGRNILRSLFCCFSTQNVGQFPEGSKHPVPPEESNTVSKIPDTCLLPEIEPQVAGRLCLVIDLDETLIHSSFKPISDADFIVTVEIEGTMQQVYVFKRPYVDKFLQRMGELFECVLFTASLAKYADPVIDLLDKWGVFRARLFRESCVFHQGSYVKDLNRLGRDLNKIIIIDNSPASYIFHPYNAVPVTSWFDDLSDTELLSLIPAFEGLSQVEDVYTGLERLQPS
- the LOC139241006 gene encoding carboxy-terminal domain RNA polymerase II polypeptide A small phosphatase 2-like isoform X2, with translation MAADSQRVGPDFSSARNLFATKSRGRNILRSLFCCFSTQNVGQFPEGSKHPVPPEESNTVSKSNLPQDIQCQYSRIPDTCLLPEIEPQVAGRLCLVIDLDETLIHSSFKPISDADFIVTVEIEGTMQQVYVFKRPYVDKFLQRMGELFECVLFTASLAKYADPVIDLLDKWGVFRARLFRESCVFHQGSYVKDLNRLGRDLNKIIIIDNSPASYIFHPYNAVPVTSWFDDLSDTELLSLIPAFEGLSQVEDVYTGLERLQPS